The following are encoded together in the Triticum dicoccoides isolate Atlit2015 ecotype Zavitan chromosome 6B, WEW_v2.0, whole genome shotgun sequence genome:
- the LOC119320203 gene encoding blue copper protein-like has product MASGAGSCWVLVALLLVARAFPAAATSFTVGGKSGWTIGVDYTTWASGNTFKVGDSLVFNYAKGLHTVAEVSAADYLACAAANAVGSDGSGATTVPLKTGGKHYFICTIAGHCAGGMKLEVTVSGSGSGSGSSPTTPMPTPTTPYTSPTPTTTTPTTPYTTPTTPYTTPTSPACTGTTPGATPLTPVTPGTMPFYSYNGAAGLAPAAWASFALVCAAVVQLGLL; this is encoded by the exons ATGGCTTCCGGCGCCGGTTCCTGCTGGGTCCTGGTGGCGCTGCTCCTCGTCGCCCGTGCCTTCCCGGCGGCCGCCACCAGCTTCACCGTCGGTGGCAAGTCCGGCTGGACGATCGGCGTCGACTACACCACCTGGGCCAGTGGCAACACTTTCAAAGTCGGCGACAGTCTCG TGTTCAACTACGCCAAGGGCCTGCACACAGTGGCGGAGGTGAGCGCGGCCGACTACCTGGCGTGCGCGGCGGCCAACGCGGTCGGCTCCGACGGCAGCGGCGCGACCACCGTGCCCCTCAAGACCGGCGGAAAGCACTACTTTATCTGCACCATCGCAGGCCACTGCGCTGGCGGCATGAAGCTCGAGGTGACCgtatccggctccggctccggctctggctcctcgcCGACAACGCCGATGCCCACCCCGACCACACCGTACACGAGCCCGAccccgacgacgacgacgccgaCCACGCCGTACACGACCCCTACAACGCCATACACGACGCCGACGTCTCCAGCGTGCACGGGCACCACGCCTGGCGCGACGCCGCTGACACCGGTGACCCCGGGCACCATGCCGTTCTACTCGTACAATGGCGCCGCCGGGCTCGCGCCGGCGGCGTGGGCTAGCTTTGCTCTGGTTTGTGCCGCGGTTGTGCAGCTCGGACTGTTATGA